The Streptomyces kanamyceticus genome window below encodes:
- the sucD gene encoding succinate--CoA ligase subunit alpha, with amino-acid sequence MAIHLTKESKVLVQGMTGAEGMKHTRRMLAAGTDVVGGVNPRKAGRSVDFDDRAVPVFGSVREGIDATGADVTVVFVPPAFTKAAVVEAADAGIGLAVVITEGVPVHDSVAFLSYAKERGTRVIGPNCPGLITPGQSNAGIIPADITKPGRVGLVSKSGTLTYQLMYELRDIGFSTCVGIGGDPVIGTTHIDCLAAFEDDPDTELIVLIGEIGGDAEERAAAYIKESVTKPVVAYIAGFTAPEGKTMGHAGAIVSGSSGTAQAKKAALEAVGVRVGNTPTETARLVLGLL; translated from the coding sequence ATGGCGATCCACCTCACCAAGGAGAGCAAGGTCCTCGTCCAGGGCATGACCGGCGCCGAGGGCATGAAGCACACCCGCCGCATGCTCGCCGCGGGCACCGACGTCGTCGGCGGCGTCAACCCCCGCAAGGCGGGCCGCAGCGTCGACTTCGACGACCGTGCCGTCCCCGTCTTCGGCTCCGTGCGCGAGGGCATCGACGCCACGGGAGCAGACGTCACGGTCGTCTTCGTGCCGCCCGCCTTCACCAAGGCGGCCGTCGTCGAGGCCGCCGACGCGGGCATCGGGCTCGCCGTCGTCATCACCGAGGGCGTCCCCGTCCACGACTCCGTCGCCTTCCTCTCGTACGCGAAGGAGCGCGGCACCCGCGTCATCGGGCCCAACTGTCCCGGTTTGATCACGCCCGGCCAGTCCAACGCGGGCATCATCCCTGCCGACATCACCAAGCCGGGCCGCGTCGGCCTCGTCTCCAAGTCCGGCACGCTCACCTACCAACTCATGTACGAGCTGCGCGACATCGGCTTCTCCACCTGCGTCGGCATCGGCGGCGACCCCGTCATCGGCACCACGCACATCGACTGCCTCGCCGCCTTCGAGGACGACCCCGACACCGAACTGATCGTCCTCATCGGTGAGATCGGCGGCGACGCCGAGGAACGCGCCGCCGCGTACATCAAGGAATCCGTCACCAAGCCCGTCGTCGCCTACATCGCCGGGTTCACCGCGCCCGAGGGCAAGACGATGGGCCACGCGGGCGCGATCGTCTCCGGCTCCTCCGGCACCGCGCAGGCCAAGAAGGCCGCTCTGGAGGCCGTCGGCGTACGCGTGGGCAACACCCCGACCGAGACGGCGCGGTTGGTGCTCGGCCTCCTGTGA
- a CDS encoding DUF2254 domain-containing protein produces MSDGLITGMAGALDGVKVRRPRVLSPLREHLRDTMWFAPTAGLVGIMILWLLAAQLDTQLVDALRTDEDYDTIKDLIGIADDAKAVISTIGSAMMTFIGVVFSISLVAVQMASGQFSPRVVRLYVRSRITKATLTVFMATFLFSLLTLTSFDSEQDPRLVTTVPLIESVLAMVMVLLSLLLFVAYVNGTVRMMRIGFVIDRIARESFRVAVKQPTDLPVDTEQLGPETARITHHGRAGVLRDVNIARTVRAARRQGVVLRLIPRIGDFVVPGTPVFTVHGGAAPTRRALSYTVSVGVERTFHQDLAFGLRQLSDIALRALSPAVNDPTTAVQALDRIVQFLASIAPYPLGALGHRDRRGEMRLVQSVPDWTALVDLGFAEIRGCAVGNPQVTRRMVAGLDDLLLLAPAERREPLLRHRELLAQAVERSVPEAADRTFALLPDRQGIG; encoded by the coding sequence ATGAGTGACGGGTTGATTACCGGAATGGCCGGGGCGCTGGACGGTGTGAAGGTGCGGCGGCCCCGCGTCCTGTCCCCGCTGCGCGAGCATCTGCGGGACACCATGTGGTTCGCGCCGACGGCGGGGCTCGTGGGGATCATGATCCTCTGGCTGCTCGCGGCGCAGCTGGACACGCAGCTCGTGGACGCGCTGCGGACCGACGAGGACTACGACACGATCAAGGACCTGATCGGCATCGCGGACGACGCGAAGGCTGTGATCAGCACCATCGGCAGCGCGATGATGACCTTCATCGGTGTCGTCTTCAGCATCTCGCTGGTGGCCGTGCAGATGGCCAGCGGCCAGTTCAGCCCCCGGGTGGTGCGGCTCTACGTCCGGTCGCGGATCACCAAGGCCACCCTGACGGTCTTCATGGCGACGTTCCTGTTCTCCCTGCTGACGCTGACGTCGTTCGACAGCGAGCAGGATCCACGGCTCGTGACGACCGTGCCGCTGATCGAGTCGGTCCTCGCGATGGTCATGGTGCTCCTGAGCCTGCTGCTGTTCGTGGCCTATGTGAACGGGACGGTCCGGATGATGCGGATCGGCTTCGTCATCGACCGGATCGCCCGGGAGTCGTTCCGGGTGGCGGTGAAACAGCCGACCGACCTCCCCGTGGACACCGAACAGCTGGGTCCCGAGACGGCGCGGATCACCCACCACGGCAGGGCGGGCGTGCTGCGCGACGTGAACATCGCGCGGACCGTGCGCGCCGCCCGGCGCCAGGGCGTCGTCCTGCGGCTGATCCCCCGGATCGGCGACTTCGTGGTGCCGGGGACGCCGGTCTTCACGGTGCACGGCGGGGCGGCACCAACGCGGCGCGCCCTGAGCTACACGGTCTCCGTCGGGGTGGAGCGGACCTTCCACCAGGACCTCGCCTTCGGTCTGCGGCAGCTGTCCGACATCGCGCTGCGTGCCCTGTCACCCGCGGTGAACGATCCGACCACCGCCGTACAGGCCCTGGACCGCATCGTGCAGTTCCTCGCGTCGATCGCCCCCTATCCGCTGGGCGCACTCGGCCACCGCGACCGGCGCGGGGAGATGCGCCTCGTGCAGTCGGTGCCGGACTGGACCGCCCTCGTCGATCTCGGGTTCGCCGAGATCCGAGGGTGCGCGGTCGGCAATCCGCAGGTGACGCGGCGCATGGTGGCGGGGCTCGACGACCTGCTGCTGCTCGCCCCCGCCGAGCGCCGCGAGCCACTGCTACGCCACCGGGAGCTCCTCGCGCAGGCCGTGGAACGCTCGGTCCCGGAAGCCGCGGACCGCACGTTCGCGCTCCTGCCGGACCGCCAGGGCATCGGCTGA
- a CDS encoding dihydrodipicolinate synthase family protein produces the protein MTSATWTTDRPWRGIMVATALPLRDDLSVDHDAYAEHVRHLIANGCDGVVPNGSLGEYQTLTPDERAHVVRTAVEAAGDGARVMPGVSAYGSAESRRWAEQAAEAGCGSVLLLPPNAYRADDDAVRAHYAEVSRAGLPVVAYNNPLDTKVDLVPSLLAQLHAEGSVVAVKEFSGDVRRAYEIAELAPDLDLLIGADDVLLELAVAGAVGWIAGYPNAFPATCAELYHAACAGDLTTALPLYRALHPLLRQDSKTEFVQAIKLSMDIVGLRGGPTRPPRTPLTGQVEAAVRAATEKARAAGHH, from the coding sequence ATGACCTCTGCCACCTGGACCACGGACCGACCCTGGCGCGGCATCATGGTCGCCACCGCGCTGCCCCTGCGCGACGACCTCTCCGTCGACCACGACGCGTACGCCGAGCACGTCCGCCACCTCATCGCGAACGGCTGCGACGGGGTCGTCCCCAACGGCTCCCTCGGCGAGTACCAGACCCTCACCCCCGACGAGCGCGCCCACGTGGTCCGTACCGCCGTCGAGGCGGCAGGCGACGGCGCCCGCGTGATGCCGGGCGTCTCCGCCTACGGCAGCGCGGAGTCCCGCCGCTGGGCCGAACAGGCCGCGGAGGCGGGCTGCGGCTCCGTGCTCCTGCTGCCGCCGAACGCCTACCGCGCCGATGACGACGCCGTGCGTGCCCACTACGCCGAGGTCTCCCGCGCCGGGCTGCCCGTGGTCGCGTACAACAACCCGCTCGACACGAAGGTCGACCTGGTCCCCTCCCTGCTCGCCCAGCTCCACGCCGAAGGATCCGTGGTCGCGGTGAAGGAGTTCAGCGGCGATGTGCGCAGGGCGTACGAGATCGCCGAACTCGCCCCCGATCTCGACCTGTTGATCGGCGCGGACGACGTCCTGCTGGAACTGGCCGTCGCGGGCGCGGTCGGCTGGATCGCGGGCTACCCGAACGCCTTCCCCGCCACCTGCGCCGAGCTCTACCACGCGGCCTGCGCCGGGGACCTGACCACGGCACTCCCCCTGTACCGCGCACTGCACCCGCTCCTGCGCCAGGACTCCAAGACGGAGTTCGTGCAGGCCATCAAGTTGTCGATGGACATCGTGGGCCTGCGCGGCGGCCCGACGCGCCCGCCGCGCACCCCGCTGACGGGCCAGGTGGAGGCCGCGGTCCGCGCGGCCACCGAGAAGGCGCGGGCGGCGGGCCACCACTGA
- a CDS encoding proline racemase family protein: MRTRHVFHAVDSHTEGMPTRVITGGVGVIPGATMAERRLHFIEHLDHLRTLLMYEPRGHSAMSGAILQPPTRPDADYGVLYIEVSGLLPMCGHGTIGVATVLVETGMVQVTEPVTTVRLDTPAGLVSVDVDVRDGAAKSVTLTNVPAFSVALDRKVEVPGHGTVTYDLAFGGNFYAFVHLEALGLPFDRERGDDLLAAGLAVMAAINDSPERPVHPEQPEIAGVKHVYLAAPGSDAHRSRHAMAIHPGWFDRSPCGTGTSARMAQLHARGELPLDRDFVNESFIGTEFTGRLTEETTVAGLPAVVPQITGRAWITGTAQYFLDPDDPFPAGFRL, encoded by the coding sequence ATGCGCACCCGGCACGTCTTCCACGCCGTCGACTCACACACCGAGGGCATGCCCACGCGGGTGATCACCGGCGGCGTCGGGGTCATCCCCGGCGCCACGATGGCCGAACGCAGGCTGCACTTCATCGAGCACCTGGACCACCTGCGGACGCTCCTGATGTACGAGCCCCGCGGCCACTCCGCGATGAGCGGCGCGATCCTCCAGCCCCCGACCCGCCCCGACGCCGACTACGGCGTCCTCTACATCGAGGTGTCGGGCCTGCTGCCGATGTGCGGCCACGGCACGATCGGCGTGGCCACCGTCCTGGTCGAGACCGGCATGGTCCAGGTCACCGAGCCGGTCACCACGGTCCGCCTGGACACGCCCGCGGGTCTGGTCTCCGTCGACGTGGACGTACGGGACGGCGCGGCGAAGTCCGTCACCCTCACCAACGTCCCCGCCTTCAGCGTCGCCCTGGACCGCAAGGTCGAGGTGCCGGGACACGGCACGGTGACGTACGACCTGGCGTTCGGCGGGAACTTCTACGCGTTCGTGCACCTCGAAGCGCTGGGGCTGCCGTTCGACCGCGAGCGGGGGGACGACCTGCTCGCTGCGGGCCTCGCCGTCATGGCGGCGATCAACGACTCGCCGGAGCGCCCCGTCCACCCCGAACAACCGGAGATAGCGGGGGTGAAACACGTGTACCTGGCCGCCCCCGGATCGGACGCGCACCGCTCCCGCCACGCCATGGCCATCCACCCGGGCTGGTTCGACCGCTCCCCGTGCGGCACGGGCACCTCGGCTCGGATGGCACAGCTGCACGCCCGTGGCGAACTCCCCCTGGACCGCGACTTCGTCAACGAGTCCTTCATCGGGACGGAGTTCACGGGCCGACTGACCGAGGAGACGACGGTGGCCGGACTCCCCGCGGTCGTCCCGCAGATCACCGGCAGGGCGTGGATCACCGGCACGGCCCAGTACTTCTTGGACCCGGACGACCCGTTCCCCGCGGGCTTCCGCCTCTGA
- the sucC gene encoding ADP-forming succinate--CoA ligase subunit beta — translation MDLFEHQARQLFEEHGILVPRAEVVDTAEEARVAAARLGGRVVVKAQVKTGGRGKAGGVKLAADPAAAHITARQILGMDIKGHTVRSVMVAQPVDIEAEFYVSYVLDRAAGCFLAIASAEGGMEIEEVAAERPEAVARLAIDPVEGVTPTRAAEIAAAAGLPADAADTLVKLWRVLIREDALLVEVNPLVRTTQGEILALDGKITLDDNARFRQERWGAERETYDEELEATAAAKGLNYVKLDGDVGIIGNGAGLVMSTLDVVAGCGARPANFLDIGGGASAQIMADGLSVILSDPSVTAVFVNVFGGITACDAVADGIVQALESVRLTKPLVVRLDGNNAVRGRAILDARAHPLVQQATTMDGAARRAAELAH, via the coding sequence ATGGACCTGTTCGAACACCAGGCAAGGCAACTCTTCGAAGAGCACGGCATCTTGGTGCCGCGCGCCGAGGTCGTCGACACGGCCGAGGAGGCCCGCGTGGCCGCGGCTCGCCTCGGAGGCCGAGTCGTCGTAAAGGCCCAGGTCAAGACCGGTGGACGCGGCAAGGCAGGCGGCGTGAAGCTCGCCGCGGATCCCGCGGCCGCCCACATCACGGCACGGCAGATCCTCGGCATGGACATCAAGGGCCACACCGTGCGCTCGGTGATGGTGGCCCAACCCGTCGACATCGAAGCCGAGTTCTACGTCTCCTACGTGCTGGACCGCGCCGCGGGGTGTTTCCTCGCGATCGCCTCGGCCGAGGGAGGCATGGAGATAGAGGAGGTGGCGGCCGAGCGCCCCGAGGCCGTGGCGCGCCTGGCGATCGACCCGGTGGAAGGAGTGACGCCGACGAGGGCCGCCGAGATCGCGGCCGCCGCCGGACTCCCTGCCGACGCAGCGGACACTCTGGTCAAACTCTGGCGCGTTCTGATCCGTGAAGACGCCCTCCTGGTGGAGGTCAACCCGCTCGTGCGGACCACCCAGGGGGAGATCCTCGCCCTCGACGGCAAGATCACGCTCGACGACAACGCGCGCTTCCGACAGGAACGCTGGGGCGCGGAGCGCGAGACGTACGACGAGGAGCTGGAAGCCACGGCCGCGGCCAAGGGACTCAACTACGTGAAGCTCGACGGCGACGTCGGCATCATCGGCAACGGCGCGGGGCTCGTCATGTCGACCCTCGACGTCGTCGCGGGCTGCGGCGCCCGCCCCGCCAACTTCCTCGACATAGGAGGAGGCGCCTCGGCCCAGATCATGGCCGACGGCCTCTCCGTGATCCTCTCCGACCCCTCGGTCACCGCCGTCTTCGTGAACGTCTTCGGTGGCATCACCGCCTGCGACGCCGTCGCCGACGGCATCGTCCAGGCCCTGGAATCGGTACGGCTGACCAAACCCCTTGTCGTCCGCCTCGACGGCAACAACGCGGTGCGCGGCCGCGCCATCCTCGACGCCCGCGCCCACCCCCTCGTCCAGCAGGCCACCACCATGGACGGCGCCGCACGGCGCGCCGCCGAACTCGCCCACTAG
- a CDS encoding (2Fe-2S)-binding protein — MSIQPERTPADLVGAATGTAFEFTFDGRTLTALPGQSIAAALWSAGILAWRTTRVGGRPRGAFCGIGQCYDCLATVNGRPNRRACLVTARPGDAVTTQEGHGHAGLDT; from the coding sequence ATGAGCATCCAACCCGAGCGGACCCCCGCCGACCTCGTGGGCGCCGCGACCGGCACCGCCTTCGAGTTCACCTTCGACGGACGCACGCTCACCGCCCTGCCGGGCCAGTCCATCGCCGCCGCGCTCTGGTCCGCCGGGATCCTCGCGTGGCGCACCACCCGCGTCGGCGGCCGCCCGCGTGGCGCGTTCTGCGGCATCGGGCAGTGCTACGACTGCCTGGCCACCGTCAACGGCCGCCCCAACAGGAGGGCCTGCCTGGTCACCGCACGCCCCGGCGACGCGGTCACCACCCAGGAAGGACACGGCCATGCCGGGCTCGACACCTGA
- a CDS encoding nuclear transport factor 2 family protein, which produces MPVDLGTTPEEFASNFFTSYAKEVIFGGGDPARNIDRFYTPDFVQVTDGTETDRAALAAHAPAASQTFESVQYTVHEALRSGDTLAVRLTFEGSLKAGGTIQMEYYTFAELAADRRFQRVSQITRTLKNDMTPAT; this is translated from the coding sequence ATGCCCGTCGATCTCGGCACCACCCCCGAGGAATTCGCCAGCAACTTCTTCACCTCGTACGCGAAGGAGGTCATCTTCGGGGGCGGGGATCCCGCGCGGAACATCGACCGCTTCTACACCCCGGACTTCGTCCAGGTCACCGACGGCACGGAGACGGACCGAGCGGCACTGGCCGCGCACGCCCCCGCCGCGAGCCAGACCTTCGAGAGCGTCCAGTACACGGTCCACGAGGCCCTGCGGAGCGGCGACACCCTGGCCGTCCGCCTCACCTTCGAGGGATCGCTCAAGGCCGGCGGCACGATCCAGATGGAGTACTACACGTTCGCCGAGCTCGCCGCCGACCGCCGCTTCCAACGGGTCAGCCAAATCACGCGGACACTGAAGAACGACATGACGCCCGCCACCTGA
- a CDS encoding aldehyde dehydrogenase family protein, producing the protein MTSLSTSREAAGDALVLKAGTAWTDAWQRCLTTAPEAFRDDRVLNLWNGTWQADGRPLPATNPVDGTPIAGPPRLDAGTARQAVRAALDQHRAWRHLALPERRARVAATLDSLTQHRELLALLLVWEIGKTWRLAQADVDRAIDGVRWYVDGIDAMVEGRAPLEGPVSNIASWNYPMSVLVHTMLVQALAGNAVIAKTPTDGGVACLTLACALAAREGVPLTLVSGSGGELSEALVRAPEIGCVSFVGGRDTGAAVATAVADLGKRHILEQEGLNTWGIWNYSDWDALGAVVPKLFDYGKQRCTAYPRFVVQRALFDEFLGAYLPAVRTVRVGHPLAVAQPDDTFPELDFGPLINAAKAKELTDQVTQAVDRGAVPLHRGETAKGRFLPGQDTGAYVHPVTLLNPPPSSPLHHAEPFGPVDTIVLVDTEAELLAAMNASNGALVATLSTDDPATYERLAPQIRAFKTGRGKPRSRGDRDELFGGFGASWRGAFVGGELLVRAVTQGSAGERAPGNFPSYHLMA; encoded by the coding sequence ATGACATCCCTCAGCACCTCCCGCGAAGCCGCGGGCGACGCACTCGTCCTCAAGGCAGGCACCGCCTGGACCGACGCCTGGCAGCGCTGTCTCACGACGGCGCCCGAGGCCTTCCGCGACGACCGCGTCCTGAACCTCTGGAACGGCACCTGGCAGGCCGACGGCAGGCCCTTGCCCGCCACCAACCCCGTCGACGGCACCCCCATCGCGGGCCCGCCGCGGCTCGACGCGGGCACCGCCCGCCAAGCCGTACGCGCCGCACTGGACCAGCACCGCGCCTGGCGCCACCTCGCCCTGCCCGAACGGCGTGCCCGCGTCGCGGCGACCCTCGACTCCCTCACCCAGCACCGGGAGTTGCTCGCACTCCTCCTCGTCTGGGAGATCGGCAAGACGTGGCGCCTCGCGCAGGCCGACGTCGACCGGGCCATCGACGGCGTGCGCTGGTACGTCGACGGCATCGATGCCATGGTCGAGGGCAGGGCACCGCTCGAAGGTCCCGTCTCGAACATCGCGAGCTGGAACTATCCGATGAGCGTGCTCGTTCACACCATGCTGGTACAGGCATTGGCAGGAAACGCGGTCATCGCCAAGACCCCGACCGACGGCGGCGTCGCCTGCCTCACCCTCGCGTGCGCCCTCGCCGCCCGCGAAGGAGTGCCCCTCACCCTCGTCAGCGGCAGCGGCGGCGAGCTGTCCGAAGCACTCGTGCGCGCGCCCGAGATCGGCTGCGTCTCCTTCGTCGGCGGCCGTGACACGGGCGCGGCGGTGGCCACGGCCGTCGCCGACCTCGGCAAGCGGCACATCCTCGAACAGGAAGGACTCAACACCTGGGGCATCTGGAACTACAGCGACTGGGACGCGCTCGGCGCCGTCGTCCCCAAGCTCTTCGACTACGGCAAGCAGCGCTGCACCGCGTACCCGCGCTTCGTCGTGCAGCGCGCGCTGTTCGACGAGTTCCTCGGGGCGTACCTCCCGGCGGTCCGTACCGTACGCGTGGGGCATCCGCTCGCCGTCGCCCAGCCCGACGACACCTTCCCCGAACTCGACTTCGGCCCGCTCATCAACGCGGCCAAGGCCAAGGAGCTCACCGACCAGGTCACCCAGGCCGTCGACCGGGGCGCCGTCCCGCTCCACCGGGGCGAAACGGCGAAGGGCCGCTTCCTGCCCGGCCAGGACACCGGCGCGTACGTCCATCCCGTCACTCTCCTCAACCCGCCACCGTCCTCCCCGCTGCACCACGCGGAGCCGTTCGGCCCGGTCGACACGATCGTCCTGGTCGACACGGAGGCCGAGCTGCTCGCCGCCATGAACGCGTCGAACGGCGCGCTCGTCGCCACGCTCTCCACCGACGACCCGGCGACGTACGAACGCCTCGCGCCCCAGATCCGGGCGTTCAAGACGGGCAGGGGAAAGCCGCGCTCGCGCGGTGACCGCGATGAGCTCTTCGGCGGCTTCGGCGCGTCCTGGCGCGGTGCCTTCGTCGGCGGCGAGCTCCTGGTGCGCGCCGTCACGCAGGGCTCGGCGGGGGAGCGGGCGCCCGGGAACTTCCCGAGCTACCACCTCATGGCGTGA
- a CDS encoding GntR family transcriptional regulator → MGHLKQKNLITTRERLRDQVAHALRAALISGELRPGEIYSAPGLAEDFGISATPVREAMLDLAREGLVEPVRNKGFRVTEVNERDLDQFTEIRGLIEVPMIGRITRTAAREDLEVLRPVAEEIVRAARDHDLIGYLEADRRFHLSLLALSGNDRLVETVGDLRKRSRLYGLTALDERDQLTPSAEEHIELLDLMLAGDAAGAERCMARHLGHVRSLWARDGTA, encoded by the coding sequence ATGGGGCACCTGAAGCAGAAGAACCTCATCACCACCAGGGAGCGGCTGCGCGACCAGGTCGCCCACGCCCTGCGCGCCGCCCTGATCTCCGGAGAGCTGCGTCCCGGCGAGATCTACTCGGCGCCCGGCCTCGCCGAGGACTTCGGCATCTCGGCGACCCCGGTGCGCGAGGCGATGCTCGACCTGGCCCGCGAGGGCCTGGTCGAGCCCGTCCGCAACAAGGGCTTCCGGGTCACGGAGGTCAATGAACGCGACCTCGACCAGTTCACCGAGATCCGCGGCCTGATCGAGGTCCCCATGATCGGCCGGATCACCCGCACCGCGGCCCGCGAGGACCTGGAGGTGCTGCGCCCGGTCGCCGAGGAGATCGTCCGCGCCGCCCGCGACCACGACCTCATCGGCTACCTGGAGGCCGACCGCCGCTTCCACCTCTCACTCCTGGCCCTCTCCGGCAACGACCGCCTGGTCGAAACGGTCGGCGACCTCCGCAAGCGCTCCCGCCTCTACGGCCTCACGGCCCTGGACGAACGCGACCAGCTGACCCCGTCGGCCGAGGAGCACATCGAGCTCCTCGACCTGATGCTGGCGGGCGACGCGGCGGGCGCGGAGCGGTGCATGGCCCGGCATCTGGGGCACGTGCGGTCACTGTGGGCGCGGGACGGCACCGCCTGA
- a CDS encoding NAD(P)/FAD-dependent oxidoreductase: protein MPGSTPDTPTTSEIREPYDLVVIGAGPAGLAGAVTAAELGLRVALLDAAPGPGGQFYRQPHPATGAARPEALHHDWPAFAALRDRLTSCGVDRFFHHHVWTVTRESETDWTAHALTGEDGADGDDRLPVTVRGRAVLLATGAYERQLPFPGWTLPGVVGAGGAQAMLKSGLALPGRRIVVAGSGPLLLAAASSLTAAGARVPEVIEASGYLGYARNPGVLAANPGKLAEAALHGTALLRHRVRFRTRSAVIEAHGTDRVEAVTVARLDRDWRPVPGTARRVPCDALAVGHGLIPRIETATALGCATRRTADGTHALALSPLQETSLRGMWAAGETGGVGGVQLAFTEGALAALAISARLTGRRPASRGGDHTARPLPGIGALRALRRRRDRMRAFAEAMALAHAPGPGWTQWLRDDTDVCRCEEVPAGRVREAVTEYGARDARTVKLLTRAGMGWCQGRMCDPAVTCLAATATTPPPPPPRLPLSTPIPLGTLASLPAPDVTAPDVTAPGTTAPDATEGHAS from the coding sequence ATGCCGGGCTCGACACCTGATACCCCTACGACCTCTGAGATACGTGAACCGTACGACCTGGTGGTCATCGGCGCGGGACCCGCAGGCCTCGCGGGCGCCGTCACCGCCGCCGAACTGGGCCTGCGCGTAGCACTGTTGGACGCGGCGCCCGGACCGGGCGGCCAGTTCTACCGACAGCCGCATCCCGCCACGGGCGCGGCCCGCCCCGAGGCCCTGCACCACGACTGGCCCGCCTTCGCGGCACTGCGCGACCGCCTCACATCCTGCGGGGTGGACCGCTTCTTCCACCACCACGTCTGGACAGTGACGCGCGAGTCCGAGACCGACTGGACGGCACACGCCCTCACCGGAGAGGACGGCGCGGACGGCGACGACCGGCTCCCGGTGACCGTACGCGGCCGCGCCGTCCTCCTCGCGACCGGCGCGTACGAACGTCAACTCCCCTTTCCCGGCTGGACCTTGCCGGGCGTGGTCGGCGCGGGCGGCGCCCAGGCGATGCTCAAGTCCGGCCTCGCGCTGCCCGGTCGGCGCATCGTCGTCGCGGGCAGCGGTCCGCTCCTGCTCGCCGCGGCCTCCTCGCTCACCGCCGCGGGCGCGCGCGTCCCCGAGGTGATCGAGGCGTCGGGCTATCTCGGATACGCCAGGAACCCCGGCGTACTCGCCGCGAATCCAGGGAAGTTGGCGGAGGCGGCGCTCCACGGGACGGCCCTGCTACGCCACCGGGTCCGGTTCCGCACCCGCAGTGCGGTGATCGAGGCGCACGGCACGGACCGGGTGGAGGCGGTGACGGTCGCGCGGCTCGACCGCGACTGGCGTCCGGTACCGGGCACGGCCCGCCGCGTCCCTTGTGACGCCCTGGCCGTAGGGCACGGCCTGATCCCGCGGATCGAAACGGCGACCGCCCTGGGCTGCGCCACGCGCCGCACCGCCGACGGCACGCACGCCCTCGCCCTGAGCCCTCTGCAGGAGACCTCGTTGCGGGGCATGTGGGCCGCGGGCGAGACAGGCGGCGTCGGCGGCGTCCAACTGGCTTTCACAGAAGGGGCCTTGGCGGCTCTCGCGATCTCCGCGCGCCTGACCGGCCGCCGTCCCGCGTCGCGCGGCGGCGACCACACCGCCCGCCCCCTGCCCGGCATCGGCGCCCTCCGCGCCCTGCGCCGCCGCCGCGACCGCATGCGCGCCTTCGCCGAGGCGATGGCGCTCGCGCACGCGCCGGGCCCGGGCTGGACGCAGTGGCTCAGGGACGACACGGACGTGTGCCGCTGCGAGGAGGTGCCCGCGGGCCGCGTACGCGAGGCGGTCACCGAGTACGGCGCGCGCGACGCCCGCACCGTCAAGCTCCTCACCAGGGCGGGCATGGGCTGGTGCCAGGGCCGCATGTGCGACCCGGCCGTGACCTGCCTGGCCGCCACCGCCACCACTCCCCCGCCACCACCGCCCCGACTCCCCCTGTCCACCCCGATCCCGCTCGGCACACTCGCTTCCCTCCCCGCACCGGACGTCACAGCTCCGGACGTCACCGCTCCGGGCACCACCGCTCCGGACGCCACAGAAGGGCACGCCTCATGA
- a CDS encoding heavy-metal-associated domain-containing protein, whose translation MTYLVEGMVCGHCAAAVTEVLTGLDGVRDVNIDVQGGRVSVGSERELEEGAVNQALDDIGYELAGRA comes from the coding sequence GTGACCTACCTGGTCGAGGGCATGGTCTGCGGGCACTGTGCCGCTGCCGTGACCGAGGTGCTCACCGGCCTTGATGGGGTGCGCGACGTGAACATCGATGTCCAGGGCGGTCGTGTGTCCGTCGGCTCCGAGCGTGAGCTCGAGGAGGGGGCGGTCAACCAGGCCCTCGACGACATCGGGTATGAATTGGCGGGCCGCGCCTGA